A stretch of DNA from Psychrilyobacter piezotolerans:
TACATTAGTGGATAATCGTACTTGGAAAGAGTTTATAGGAGAGGAAAGTGGGTACACTTACCATGATAAAAAAGGTAGAATCCCTGGAGCTGTATTTGGTTATGCAGGAAAAACAAATTCTTATTCAATGGATTACTTTAGAAATATAGATAAGACTATGAGAAATGCAGGTGAATTTCTTGACATTTGGAAAAAGCAAGGAATAGATACAAATAAACATCTATCATTTATGTGTGGTAGTGGGTGGAGAGTTGCTGAAATCTATACATATGCAAATGTTGTTGGAATTGAAGACATAGGTATTTTCAGTGATGGATGGATTGGTTGGAGTAATGAGCCGAATAATCCAACTGAGAAAGGAGAACCTAAGAAGTAGATGAAAAAAAAATTGAAGAATAGAGTTATGAATAATCTAATCTATGGGTTTGAATGGAGTATGGTCATAGCACTTTTGATTTTAGAATATTTATCAGGATATAAAGCTGGTGTAATGAGGCATGTATATTTCAAAAAAATAGAGTATTTATCGAAAATATACACGAAAAATGGAATGATGATTCATTTGATTTTACTATTATTTTTATTTATAGTGTTGATGCTTATATTTAAGAACCGGTGGAATTTTAATCGTAAACGAAGTATGCTGAAATTTGTATTATTAAGTATTATTTTAATAGTTGGATTCTACTTTCCATATTTGGCAAAATTAAATACATATGCTTATATTTTGATGTTTTTAGAAGTTGCAATTGGACTTGAAGCAATAAAAGCTACATTCTATAGTTAAATGAAATAATAGGATTTCTTCCAGAAGATGTGGTTAAATTGATACTAGAAAAAGTAAAGTTAAAATCAAAAGAAATTAATGATGGAGAATATAAGGTGATAATAAAAATAAAAAAACTTACAGTGAAACATGAGGTCGAAATCCTTAAAAATATAAATTTAAACATAGAAAAAAATAAGATAACCGCCCTTGTAGGAAGTTCCGGGTGCGGAAAATCCACCTTACTAAAATCAATAAATTTAATGTTGGACAAAGAGTTGCACCAGGAAGGGGAAATCTTATACTTAGAAAACAACATCCTGGAATATCCCAAGGAAACTCTCAGAAAAGAAATCGGACTTGTTTTTCAAAGTCCGACACCTCTTCCTTTTTCTGTCTATAAAAATTTAACCTATGGGTATGAGTATCATCATAAAAATATAGATAACCTGGATAATTTAGTTGAAAAAATGTTGAAAAAAATAGGTCTTTTTCATGAGATCAATGATTTTAATATGGAGGCTAATAAATTATCTGGTGGTCAGCAGCAAAGAATGTGTATAGCCAGAACTTTGATGGTTAATCCAAAAGTAATTTTGCTGGATGAACCCTGTTCGGCACTGGATGTAAAAAACACATTAAATATAGAGAACTTATTGAAAGAGATATGTCATGAATATACCATTGTCATTGTTACTCATAATCTTTCCCAGGCAAGAAGGATCTCCGATAATTTAATTTACATGGAGGAGGGGGAGATAATCGAAAGTGGTAAAACTCAGGATGTATTCAATAATCCAAAAGATGAAAGAACTAAAAAATATTTACAATTAGAAAAAGTATAAGGAGGTCACACTAATCCACAGCGTCTATGTTAATTATATACTAAAAAATTAAATAAACTAGAAATAGTGCTTTTATAGCTCTATTCATTATACAAGGGGGAAAAAATGAAAAAAATTATGATTGGTCTAACGTTGTTATTGCTTATGGGATGCGGGAAAGAGTTTAAAAATGATATTAATTTTACCGGTTCATCTACCTTGGCACCTGTAATTAATAAAATTGGTGAAGAACTATCACAAAATAAAACTTGGGATAAAGTGAAGAAAGATCTCCCTAAAAAAAATATAGAATTAAATGTAACCAGCGGTGGTTCTGGTCTGGGAGTAAAATCTTTAATTGAAGGAACCAGTGATTTTGGGATGGTTTCCAGAGAGGTCTCAGAAAATGAAAAAAAGAAAATAAAAGACTATAAAGAATTTAAATTAGGAACAGACGCATTGACAATCTCGGTTAATCCCCAGAGTCCAATATTAACCCTTACAGATGATATTTCATATGAACAACTGAGAAATATTTTTTCTGGAAACTATAAATACTGGGATGATTTAGACAGTTCTTTAGAGCATAAAGAAATCATTGTGGTTACCAGAGATTTAAGTGGCGGTGCTCATAAAGTTTTTCAAAAAATTGTAATGGGAGATGAAGATGTAAAGGATGATGTTATTCAAGCACCATCTATGGGAGCTTTAACACAGAAAATC
This window harbors:
- a CDS encoding phosphate ABC transporter ATP-binding protein, giving the protein MILEKVKLKSKEINDGEYKVIIKIKKLTVKHEVEILKNINLNIEKNKITALVGSSGCGKSTLLKSINLMLDKELHQEGEILYLENNILEYPKETLRKEIGLVFQSPTPLPFSVYKNLTYGYEYHHKNIDNLDNLVEKMLKKIGLFHEINDFNMEANKLSGGQQQRMCIARTLMVNPKVILLDEPCSALDVKNTLNIENLLKEICHEYTIVIVTHNLSQARRISDNLIYMEEGEIIESGKTQDVFNNPKDERTKKYLQLEKV
- a CDS encoding phosphate ABC transporter substrate-binding protein, whose amino-acid sequence is MKKIMIGLTLLLLMGCGKEFKNDINFTGSSTLAPVINKIGEELSQNKTWDKVKKDLPKKNIELNVTSGGSGLGVKSLIEGTSDFGMVSREVSENEKKKIKDYKEFKLGTDALTISVNPQSPILTLTDDISYEQLRNIFSGNYKYWDDLDSSLEHKEIIVVTRDLSGGAHKVFQKIVMGDEDVKDDVIQAPSMGALTQKIITNKYTIGYVSFGLANQNKGKVVPLKVNGVLPTKENIINGSYKISRPLLLIASGNLSDTETIFLNLATSNNGLKVVESLGFIPGK